The Cucurbita pepo subsp. pepo cultivar mu-cu-16 chromosome LG18, ASM280686v2, whole genome shotgun sequence nucleotide sequence agaagaataaGGGAGAAAGAAAGGGCAAAAGAGTGGACCCCGGAGCCACGTGtttggatttgatttggtAGGAGAATGTGTCCTGTCGGAAaaaccatataaaatattaagtaaGCGACAAATAAAACAGAGGATTTTCACGTGATGGCGCTAGGTTCCGTATCCAAACACGCATCTCCCGTACAAGACCGTGGTACCTGCTTCGCTAGCAACAAACGACAGCACGCGGTCCGTGATCCCGTTGGCCTTGGTTGGCGCGGCGCCGGCCTTTGCCTCCGCCAATCGAAAACATTCGCGCTTCACGAGCGTGAAATCCACGCCCTACTCTattcataatctttttaaattctctTACGAAATATATCTGTATTTTTTACCTagagatttaattaaaaactttaaaattataagaactaaattaattaaattacgtTCAATTTGATcctataattttgatttaaatttagcTGGTTAGGAATTACGAAtcttcacaatagtatgatattgttcactttgaacataagctcttatAACTTTACTTTACACTTCTCATAAGGCAtgtcaatgaagatgtattcctcccttataaactcataatcttccactaaattaacaaATGTGGACTCACTcctaataatcctcaacatagCTTCCCTTGTAAACCCATAATCTTCTACCAAATTAACTCACgtgactcactcccaataatcctctcATTCTAAActatctttaaaaataaaaaaataaaaaaaattaacaaaaaggGCATtggaaacaacaaaattaagatatttagCATAAAAGGGGCATGAAAAATGGCGTAGTAGCCATAATGAATGGAGTTGGTGTGTGGTATGGCTTAAAAGAAGGGCAAAAGAAAGGTGATATGTTTGGTAATTGTTGGTGGTTTGTAGCATGCCAACCTGGGCTACTCCGCCATAAAGTGCGTTCTGATACAACCACACCTAATCCTTTCACCTTTACTAACGCTACACTTTATCtctttatctttttcaaacatttaaactGTAAAGCTCACTGCTCCCTTCCCCctaaattattcataaaatttaggCTACCTAAACCCTAAGATTCTAATTTTACAATTATGGAcacatttaattatattttatattctacCTATCCATCACTCCCATAAAAACTACAATCATATATGTATAATATTCGGTTTAAATACCCTTTCTAATCTCGaattcctttttattatagtgtaaaattttattttgtgtaatatatatatctcacATATTTTAATGTATgttaaatacaaatttcaattttattggatgtcataaatttattaaatataaaaattagaattaataattaatttttatttttatttttattttgaaggcgtgatacaaatataaaatataaaagttggAAAGTGAAACTTATAGTTTTACTCAATTATTTGGAATCTTATCTTGAGAACCGTTTTCCTTTGTCATTGGACAAAAGTGCACAGTGCACGAACTTGGTTACTTTAATAAAGTAGATTGTAAATCTACCAAATATCATCAAATAATACATAAAGAAACGTTATTTTCTCACCAAAAGAAACTCCACCGATTAATACTTCTCGACgctaattatttatatatttttttttaaattataactcACTTCGACTATAAAACTCTCATaactttacttttaattttactgtcaatataaatagtatttcatatattttttctcttaattagtcaacgtgGGACTCGTCCCAATAATCCATAACCCTTTGTAataaaaccaacaaaattaagataatGTCAAACAATGGAGTTCACATTAAtttgggcttttttttttttttttaatcatttttattttcggttattttttcaatttgggCTCTACTTTTGGATACACTCTAATTTCCCAAAAATGGGTCATGGGAGTTTTGGGCCCAAATTGGGCCGTAATTGAAATATGACGCAATATAGAATTTTAGAGATAATTAAAGCAAAATAGAAGGCCACTAGGGTTAAGACAAGATTAATGACGCAAATATCAACATTactcattaaaaatatattgttatagtaattaatcaataaaataaaataaataaataaatttatattacgCATTAATTAGCTTTTAATACtcaaattgaataatttactttaatacgtaaaataaaaataatttaataaaatattaatagcaaataattaaaataattgaagataTTCATTGTAAGTGTATTAGTTAAAATTTGTCAAACAATCAtattaacaattaattaaaaataattacggGACCGCGTTTTTAGGTGTCTCGTCCGGTCTGACCTCACAGTAATTACGTTGGGGGTGCAGACACCGAATAGAATCCTTGCCGAATGAAAAATCCCTTTCTCTtgtttacttaaaaataactCGCGTAAATTACTAACAGAGTTTTAATCCAGTGTCCGTGCACCTGACGTGAGGATCGTGAACACTGACACGTGTCACATGATCAAATTTTGTGAACAGCCGCGAACCACATCAGGGTTTACATTACGGCCTGACGCGCCCGCGCCCGCGCCCCCTATTTTCCGTCCAACTTCGTAGGAAAAAAGCTGGACAGGCTGAGGTGAAAAAAATGCGGAGATGGGTGAAGGTTCAGCCACCTGCCTCTCACTTCGCTCCTCAGCTCTAATCCATGGTTAACCATTCAAGTTTCAggttcctctctctctctctcttagcGCTCTCTTCTTCTGCAGAACGAGCTTATTTGCTTTCTATTTTTGGTTCGTTAATGGCTGCTCAGTACTCTTTTAGGTCGTCTTTGGTCCCATTTTTGGAATTGATTAGATTGGTTTGATTatgctttttttatttgtggtGGAAAGTGTTGGTTCATGTTTCAGTTTGTTCGTATCATCCATCGATGAAATTGAATTACGTCagttgaatttttatattccTAGGCTGAATTTTTATCGTCAATTAGTGGTTTTCTGAAGAACTCGTGACAGATCGTCAAGTAGTGATTATGTTGCGAGCAAAGCAGATTGACAGTGTTTCAAACTGGGAcagatcattttttttttgtggtgtTACACAAAATGGGGTGATCTGTTGAACTCGCTCGATCAATTCAATTTAATCCATATGGTTAGGTTTGAGTTATCAATTAACTTAGGTTGGGATAggttcaaataaaaaactcaATGTAGGGTACTATAGTTGGGTTGAGCCGaactaattcaaatttatttaatttcataattatttttttctctatttggAAGgtagtttttcaaaatatatattgaaatgaaGTGTAAGTCTTGACTCAATATTTGGAAATAAACAATGACCCTAACAACTCGAACTAATCCAATCTAAATGTTTTCTAGTTAATTTAGgtatgatttattatttaataaggttgcttaggttgaaaattttgtttggaaataaataatgaacttAACAACCTGCACCAATcaaatccaaatattttatagttaagtatgattcattatttaataagggtTACTTACGTTCAAAAAGATTTACGACCTGTACAATTGGGTTGggtctaaaaaatgtttcaaccTGACCAAACTCAACCCGTGAGCATCCTTTATTTTTAGACGAAACTTGTGTTTCCCAGGGACAAAATGGTAGTAGTGAAATCCTGCCCTCACAAAAGGATGCACCTTGATAGCCAATAGTTCAGGAAGCTTTAATTGCAGAAAATGCAACAAAAGTAATTATGTCTCATGAAACTGACGACGTTGATCTCTCAGTTTCCATACAACAAGTTACAAACACCGGCCCCAATCTccagaggggaacaaaatgtGTAAGGTATGCCAGTAGCCTTAGCTCTGTTTTGGATGATGAGTGCATTTCACCAAATATTGACACTCAGATTGTTAAGATGGGTACTATGGTTGTGAGCTTCTTCTCTGACTTTGTGAATTCTAAAGTCCCCTTATCTGACTATGATTGAACATTTAGCTCATTTAAAATTTGCATGGTTGATCTTGCCCGGTCCATTTCTTCTGTGAAAccttaaaaaatcaaacatctAAGAAGAGAGAACATTCCTATAGATTTTAAGCCTCAAAGTAGTAGTAACCATCATGGTCCAAATTGCAAGGCTGAGCAATTCAATAATTATGTTAAAGGCTCAAAGCAAGTTCCAGAGGCTAGGATGCGAAAGTCAGTGGTATTTCATAATATCTCCTCAGAAAATTGTGATAAATTAAAGGACTATACCTAAGAGAACAAGAGTTTATTCAAACAGCTTTGGCCATAGGTTCCATAGTTCACAAAGTCTTCcaagaatttgaaaaaacttgcagataattttaaaagctcAATAAGATGAAACCAATCGCTCCACTGTTTTTTAATGCCCCATATGTTATGGAAAGTGTTTTTTGCGTATTGCAACAACTTGGCCCTGTTTCTGAAGAGGCTCTTGGAAAATTGAACGATTCAATAGATGCATACCAGGCCAACCAAATTCTGAAGTGGGTAGATTACCACTCTGTtgctcttgttttttttttttttttttaaattgattaaagcGCATGGCTAGGTTTAGACATGATGGACACACTTGTACTAGTATGATTGGCCTCCTTAATCGTGCCAAACAGTTTGGTGCAATAAATAGACTGCTTTATCAAATGATCAAGGATGGGTGTCAGCCCAATGTTGTAACATGTAATTGTATAATTCATTGTTATGATTGTGCAAACTACTTGCAAGAAGCTGTTGATGTATTCAAACAAATGCAGGAAGCAGGGAGTGAACCTGATGGAGTCACCTACTGCACGCTCATTGACATTCATGCTAAATCTAGCATTCTTGATATTCCATGGGAATGTATGAGAGGATGCATGAGGCTGGCCTCACTCCGGATACATTTACTTACAGTGTTATGATCAACTGCTTGGGGAAGCTGGCCATTAGAAGTTGCATATAGGCTATACTATAGGATGGTTGATCAGGGTTGTGTTCCAAATTTGGTAACCTACAATATCATGATTGCTCTTCAAGCAAAAGCAAGGAATTACTATATCCAATAGTCGAGCTTTGAGCTAGATAAAATGACTTGCTGCATAGTTATGGAAGTATTAGTCCATTGTGATTTACTTGAAGAGGCAGAaggtatatttatttagatgCAAAAGAAGAACAGGGTTTTCCATGAACCTATTTATGGTATGGTATGGTATGGGAATGATACCATGCTATGCTTAATGCGGGTTTACAACCCAACGTGCCTACTTGCAGTTCCTTACAAACTCATACCTTGCTTCTCAGTTGTTGCACTGAGGCGCAAATGAATGACATGGGATTCAGTTGTGAGCTCATGCAAGTCACTGGTCACCCAACTCACGCATTCCTTGGTCGAAATGTGCAAGATCACATGAACAATTTTTGGACCTTATGCTTCTTTCAGGTGTCTGCCCCTTCGGAATCGATATTGTGACTGAATGGGGATGGCGATGCAGGGTCGCTAGATCTTGTGTAGTGAGGCAGGCAGTCCAGGACACACTTAGCATTTGTAGCTTACCTTTCTGGATGTTCTGGTGCGGTGTAGGGAGGTAGATTGTTGCACCAATCTTATGTGGAGAGGAGGCATTTGTTATAGCAATACCTCTTCTAACTCCATTCTAAACTTCGTATTTACAGCCAAAATTCAGTTCCGTATGAATTGTATTTAGATTACTTTTTGGATCAGTCAGATATGGGAAGAAATCTGTCCATATTCAAGTTGAAAGCACAAAAATTCAGTTAAAAGCTGTGGAGTTTGGGTATTTGCTAGTGATTATAAGGAAGGAGGTTTCAACTTTTCCAAAAGGAACTATTTTTTGATTTGTAGCAGACAAAATTTTGTCTTTTCCATCGTGGGCTACTTTTGCAAAAGATGGAAGACAACTTATCTTaatgttgttattttatttattttcttaaattatgaaattattaactatttactcttttttctacggttaattttatcaattttaggggaaaaaaaattctattaattaaattatggttaaaatgaaaatgtttacataattaaatatagttAAATAAACAGGGAGCGACGGCAATGACAGACGTGGTCATAATTTTGGCTGAAAATAAtgcatataataattttgttagaataattataaataatttacttGTGGTTTAAGACTAATTAAGTCATAATTGAGAGTTTTAATCTTAATCAGAATCCCCAAAGAGTGCAAATAAATACATTTCTGCGCCGTAAGTCCACTTTTGATGaaattgttttctttactctctctctctccctctccctcctCGAAGGGTATGTGTCTGTGCGTCCACAAAAACACACAGACCACTCTACTTGTTTCCCCGCCCAATCCATTTTGCGccttttgatttctttgaCGATCCATCGTCTTCTCCGGTGACGGCAATCTCTCTGCATTATCCGCCACCGGAATCTGTACGTGTACGACTGTGTTCCCTTCCTACATCTTCTTCTACCTTCAATCTACGAGTTAGTTTCTTTTACTCATTCTTGTTATTCTTGGTGTCTTTGCTCATTCTTGTTATTCTTGATGTATCGGTAGACGCATGTGTAAACTTTTCTATATGCATGTCCATTGGATCACTATAGAGGTTCTTGATGGGGCgcaagaagaaaaacattgaTCCGCGTTCTAAACAATCTCCGTCGGTTCGTGGAGTCGCCGTTGATGCTTCGAGTTTACCAAACGCCGCCGACAAGAGTTCAATACCTGATAAGGCAAGTTGTAACAACCAAAGTAGGATCGAGTCGGTGTCTGTCAATGAATCGGATGGCTTCTCTTATTCCACAATTAAACTCGAATGCGAGCGGGCTCTTAACGTGCTTCGGCGCGGGAACCACTCTAAGGCACTTAGGCTTATGAAGGAGTTGAACTCCAAGATTAATAACTCTGTTCACTCTGCATTGATTCATCGGGTTCAAGGTACTATTTGTGTCAAACTAGCATCGGTTATTGAGGACGTGAATACGAAGCAGCGGCATTTGAAGAATGCGATTGAGTCTGCTCGCAAAGCAGTCGAGCTCTCACCAAACTCGATTGAGTTTTCCCATTTTTATGCAAATTTGCTTTACGAGGGTGCAAATGATGCTAAGGAGTACGAGGAGGTGGTGCAAGAGTGTGAGCGGGCCCTTGGCATTGAAAATCCAATCGATCCCGCTAAAGAAAGCTTGCAAGATGAAAAGGATCAGAAAATACCTACTGCAGAAGCGCGAATTACACACGTTCAGACTGAATTGAGGCATTTAgttcaaaaatcaaacataTACTCGATATCATCTTGGATGAAGAACTTGGGTAATGGGGAGGAGAAATTTAGGTTGATTCCGATTAGAAAAGTGACAGAGGACCCAATGGAGGCAACGTTGGTTCAGGCTAAGAGGGCAAATGAAATCAAGAAGGCAACGAAAACGCCTGAGGAGCGAAGGAAGGAGATTGAAGTCCGTGTTGCTGCTGCAAGGCTGTTGCAACAGAAGTTTGAGTCGCCTCAAATGCAAAACGAAGGAGGTAAAGCTGATCGGACCCTGGATTCATCTTTAGGGTCTAGTACAAAAGTTGGTGAGCGGCGGAAACACGCCAATGTGCGGAAACATGGCTCTTCACGTGAAAGTAGGGATTGGGTTTATTCTTTTTGGAATTCCTTGAGTACAGAATCAAAGAAAGAGTTGCTTAAGATCAAGATAAGTGATCTTAAGACTCATTTTAGTTCTTCAAAGGATACCTTGGCAAATGAAGTTATTTCAGAAGCTGTGTCCTTTTATGATGCCAATAAAACATGGAATTTTTTGGTGTGTTGCAAATGTGATGAGAAATTTGTGTATCCGGAATCCCATATGCATCATGTGCTTCAAGAGCACATGGGTAACCTTTTGCCGAAAATGCAATCTATCATGCCACAGAATGTTGACAATGATTGGAGTCAAATGCTTCTAAATTGCTCTTGGAAACCATTTGATGTTTCAGCTGCAGCTAAAATACTCATAGGTCAAACAAAATGCAATGACTCGGAGTTGGTTAAGGATATCGACTTACAGCATCACTCAGAATGTGAAGAGTCTCTCAAAGATGCATGTGGTTCATCTCCAGAGAAGTATAATCATGGGCATGGTTTAAATGAACTCAAgctttatgaaaaaattagCAACAGCGGATTTGCATTATCTGATAGTTTTCCAGTATCTGATGACTCTGAGCGAACAACGCTTCTTGAAAAAATTCATGCGGTATTTGAGTTACTTATTGGACATAAATGCCTTGCTGCAAGCCATCTAAACAAGGTGATACAATTTGCAATGGATGAGTTACAGGGCATTGTTTCTGGATCTCATTTTCTAAAGCGGGGTCTGGACCAAACACCTCTATGTATTTGCTTTCTGGGCGCTTCTCAGCTTGGAAAAATCCTAAAGTTCTTGCAAGAATTATCTCAGTCTTGTGGTATTGGTAGATACTCTGATAAAAGTACTGGTCAAGTTGAAGATCCAGAGAGTGATAAACAAGCTGTTGATGTCAAAGAGAAACTTGTTCTCAATGGAGATGCGTCACTTCTCCTCCTAAACGAGTGTTTTCTGTCGTCTGATATCCCTCATGCCAATGATCAGGTTGCAGCCACAGATCATATGCCTGCTGCAACTGTTAAAGATACTACTGCAAATGAGGTTCTTTCTGATGTCGATTCTTTCCTATCTTGGATATATGCAGATCCCTCTAATGGGGAACAGGTAGCATCATGGAcaaaaacaaaggaagaaaagacaaaACAACAATTGGAAATTTTTCAAATGCTTGAGAAGGATTTTTACCTTCTGCAGAACCTTTGTGAGAGAAAATGTGAGCATTTGAACTATGAGGAAGCGTTGCAGTCAGTAGAGGATCTCTTCTTTGAGGAGAGCAAGAAGGAGGAAGCTACGGCTGAATTTATCCCCAAGAGTTATGTGTCAGTCCTGAGGAAGCGAAGAGAGGAGCTTCTTGAGACTGAAAATAATGTGATGTATATCGGCAGTAGGTTTGAGTTAGATGTTGTAactaatattttgaaagaagCTGAAGCTCTGAAGGTTAATCAATTTGGATATGAGGAAACTGTTGCCAATGTGCCTTCTCAGTCATGTGATCTGGAATCCggtgaagatgaaaattggAGGGCCAAGGGTTATTTGCATCAAGTTGATACTTGTATAGAAATTGCAATAAAGAGAC carries:
- the LOC111779748 gene encoding uncharacterized protein LOC111779748 isoform X1, producing MGRKKKNIDPRSKQSPSVRGVAVDASSLPNAADKSSIPDKASCNNQSRIESVSVNESDGFSYSTIKLECERALNVLRRGNHSKALRLMKELNSKINNSVHSALIHRVQGTICVKLASVIEDVNTKQRHLKNAIESARKAVELSPNSIEFSHFYANLLYEGANDAKEYEEVVQECERALGIENPIDPAKESLQDEKDQKIPTAEARITHVQTELRHLVQKSNIYSISSWMKNLGNGEEKFRLIPIRKVTEDPMEATLVQAKRANEIKKATKTPEERRKEIEVRVAAARLLQQKFESPQMQNEGGKADRTLDSSLGSSTKVGERRKHANVRKHGSSRESRDWVYSFWNSLSTESKKELLKIKISDLKTHFSSSKDTLANEVISEAVSFYDANKTWNFLVCCKCDEKFVYPESHMHHVLQEHMGNLLPKMQSIMPQNVDNDWSQMLLNCSWKPFDVSAAAKILIGQTKCNDSELVKDIDLQHHSECEESLKDACGSSPEKYNHGHGLNELKLYEKISNSGFALSDSFPVSDDSERTTLLEKIHAVFELLIGHKCLAASHLNKVIQFAMDELQGIVSGSHFLKRGLDQTPLCICFLGASQLGKILKFLQELSQSCGIGRYSDKSTGQVEDPESDKQAVDVKEKLVLNGDASLLLLNECFLSSDIPHANDQVAATDHMPAATVKDTTANEVLSDVDSFLSWIYADPSNGEQVASWTKTKEEKTKQQLEIFQMLEKDFYLLQNLCERKCEHLNYEEALQSVEDLFFEESKKEEATAEFIPKSYVSVLRKRREELLETENNVMYIGSRFELDVVTNILKEAEALKVNQFGYEETVANVPSQSCDLESGEDENWRAKGYLHQVDTCIEIAIKRQKEQLSIEVSKIDARIMRNVSGMQEMELKLEPVSAHDYQSVLLPLVNSYLRAYLEDLAEKDATKKSDAAREAFLAELALDSEKGIKGGSDNSRHAHEKPKEKKRSKEFRKSKDSKVVSGPEQNVFHDGAVDGVPVQVSPDGDVAKVDVAAFENSDALRLQEEELRRKIELEADERRLEEALEYQRRVENEAKQKLLAELQKKSAQTNLEDKVALAEHDNPIELVPSVEGAEEHFKPSVVDQLAESESIPGLSRNFPAMPNAVSGSYNAGIVENTPPPSDRKKGRKGRRHKVAIKRVDGNQPPQSYNDNVAFDNQLNEQVRDHDNLVVDSVNPLSEENGTKTLGQQHAEDDEERFQADLKKAVRQSLDAFQEQQELPLITSSSTPSISCGEVDGNDLPSNELNVENVQEADVFGTGLKNEVGEYNCFLNVIIQSLWHLRWFREEFLRRSTTEHVHVGDPCVLCALYEILAALSTASADSRREAVAPTSLRIALSNFCPDSNFFQEGQMNDASEVLAVIFDCLHKSLTRSSGVSDTESVESNCMGSWDCASDTCLVHSIFGMDIFERMNCYSCGLESRHLKYTSFFHNINAHALRTMKVMCTESSFDELLNVVEMNHQLACDLDVGGCGKLNYIHRFLSAAPHVFTTVLGWQNTCESADDITATLAALNTEVDISVLYRGLDPNTTHNLVSVVCYYGQHYHCFAYSHDKKCWIMYDDKTVKVIGGWPDVLTMCEKGHLQPQVLFFEAVD
- the LOC111779748 gene encoding uncharacterized protein LOC111779748 isoform X2 — translated: MGRKKKNIDPRSKQSPSVRGVAVDASSLPNAADKSSIPDKASCNNQSRIESVSVNESDGFSYSTIKLECERALNVLRRGNHSKALRLMKELNSKINNSVHSALIHRVQGTICVKLASVIEDVNTKQRHLKNAIESARKAVELSPNSIEFSHFYANLLYEGANDAKEYEEVVQECERALGIENPIDPAKESLQDEKDQKIPTAEARITHVQTELRHLVQKSNIYSISSWMKNLGNGEEKFRLIPIRKVTEDPMEATLVQAKRANEIKKATKTPEERRKEIEVRVAAARLLQQKFESPQMQNEGGKADRTLDSSLGSSTKVGERRKHANVRKHGSSRESRDWVYSFWNSLSTESKKELLKIKISDLKTHFSSSKDTLANEVISEAVSFYDANKTWNFLVCCKCDEKFVYPESHMHHVLQEHMGNLLPKMQSIMPQNVDNDWSQMLLNCSWKPFDVSAAAKILIGQTKCNDSELVKDIDLQHHSECEESLKDACGSSPEKYNHGHGLNELKLYEKISNSGFALSDSFPVSDDSERTTLLEKIHAVFELLIGHKCLAASHLNKVIQFAMDELQGIVSGSHFLKRGLDQTPLCICFLGASQLGKILKFLQELSQSCGIGRYSDKSTGQVEDPESDKQAVDVKEKLVLNGDASLLLLNECFLSSDIPHANDQVAATDHMPAATVKDTTANEVLSDVDSFLSWIYADPSNGEQVASWTKTKEEKTKQQLEIFQMLEKDFYLLQNLCERKCEHLNYEEALQSVEDLFFEESKKEEATAEFIPKSYVSVLRKRREELLETENNVMYIGSRFELDVVTNILKEAEALKVNQFGYEETVANVPSQSCDLESGEDENWRAKGYLHQVDTCIEIAIKRQKEQLSIEVSKIDARIMRNVSGMQEMELKLEPVSAHDYQSVLLPLVNSYLRAYLEDLAEKDATKKSDAAREAFLAELALDSEKGIKGGSDNSRHAHEKPKEKKRSKEFRKSKDSKVVSGPEQNVFHDGAVDGVPVQVSPDGDVAKVDVAAFENSDALRLQEEELRRKIELEADERRLEEALEYQRRVENEAKQKLLAELQKKSAQTNLEDKVALAEHDNPIELVPSVEGAEEHFKPSVVDQLAESESIPGLSRNFPAMPNAVSGSYNAGIVENTPPPSDRKKGRKGRRHKVAIKRVDGNQPPQSYNDNVAFDNQLNEQVRDHDNLVVDSENGTKTLGQQHAEDDEERFQADLKKAVRQSLDAFQEQQELPLITSSSTPSISCGEVDGNDLPSNELNVENVQEADVFGTGLKNEVGEYNCFLNVIIQSLWHLRWFREEFLRRSTTEHVHVGDPCVLCALYEILAALSTASADSRREAVAPTSLRIALSNFCPDSNFFQEGQMNDASEVLAVIFDCLHKSLTRSSGVSDTESVESNCMGSWDCASDTCLVHSIFGMDIFERMNCYSCGLESRHLKYTSFFHNINAHALRTMKVMCTESSFDELLNVVEMNHQLACDLDVGGCGKLNYIHRFLSAAPHVFTTVLGWQNTCESADDITATLAALNTEVDISVLYRGLDPNTTHNLVSVVCYYGQHYHCFAYSHDKKCWIMYDDKTVKVIGGWPDVLTMCEKGHLQPQVLFFEAVD